A DNA window from Alligator mississippiensis isolate rAllMis1 chromosome 11, rAllMis1, whole genome shotgun sequence contains the following coding sequences:
- the LOC102567602 gene encoding LOW QUALITY PROTEIN: leucine-rich repeat transmembrane neuronal protein 4 (The sequence of the model RefSeq protein was modified relative to this genomic sequence to represent the inferred CDS: inserted 4 bases in 3 codons; substituted 1 base at 1 genomic stop codon), with product MKQLRGMSVVLVLLPTVLSGMLTEAQRTCPRNCRCDGXYCESHAFRDTPWNISGGSQGLLLHYNSIQKLKSNQFWGLNQLIWLYLGHNYISSVEEDVFQGIRRLKELILSSNKITHLHNKTFHLGPNLCNLDLSYNELQMLQSEQFKGLRKLFFLHLRSNSLKTGPVRVFQDCRNLDFLDLGYNHVRSLSRNAFAGLLQLTELHLEHNQFSKISLAYFPCLFNLRSIYLQWNGIRSVSPGLXWTWSSLHNLDLXGNNMTGIEPGMFRHLPNLHKLNLDANKLTTVSQETIDTWLSLIQISLSRNLWECTQTICXLFTWLKDFKGNKESTMICAGPKHMQGEKVNDAVETHNICTEIQVVVTESSYQAPKMPQRPLFIPRPTLPKLESNWPTSIMPSPSPDLLTPGVEPEYERVSFHKIIAGSVALFLSVAMILLVIYVSWKCYSASVKQLQQHSLMKRRRKKARESERQMYSSLQEYYVDYKPTMDVSVNGSGPCTYSICGSREYEVPHHMKTLPCYNYGQRVIRYCQAHKPLHVNRGYGTISREQAETSKFELS from the exons ATGAAGCAGCTGAGAGGCATGAGTGTGGTGTTAGTGCTACTTCCTACGGTGCTGTCTGGTATGCTCACGGAGGCTCAGCGCACTTGCCCCAGGAACTGCAGATGTGATGG GTACTGTGAATCTCACGCATTCAGAGATACCCCTTGGAATATTTCTGGAGGATCCCAAGGCTTATTGCTGCACTACAACAGCATCCAGAAGCTTAAATCAAATCAGTTTTGGGGCCTGAATCAGCTCATCTGGCTTTATCTTGGCCATAATTACATCAGCTCTGTGGAGGAGGATGTGTTTCAGGGGATCCGAAGGCTGAAGGAACTAATTCTAAGCTCCAACAAAATTACTCATCTGCACAACAAAACATTTCACCTGGGCCCCAATCTCTGCAACCTGGACCTTTCTTACAATGAGCTGCAGATGTTACAGTCAGAGCAATTTAAGGGCCTTCGCAAACTCTTCTTCTTGCACTTGAGGTCCAACTCGCTGAAAACGGGACCAGTCCGAGTTTTTCAAGATTGCCGGAACCTTGATTTTCTGGATTTGGGCTACAACCATGTGCGAAGTCTGTCCCGCAATGCTTTTGCTGGCCTCCTGCAGTTAACAGAGCTCCATCTAGAGCACAACCAGTTTTCTAAGATCAGCTTGGCCTACTTTCCATGCCTCTTCAACCTTCGATCCATTTATTTGCAGTGGAATGGGATCCGGTCTGTTAGCCCAGGGT CGTGGACTTGGAGCTCCTTGCACAACTTGGATTTATAGGGGAACAACATGACAGGAATAGAGCCCGGGATGTTCCGACACCTGCCCAACCTGCACAAGCTGAACCTGGATGCCAACAAACTCACCACCGTCTCTCAGGAGACCATCGATACATGGCTTTCACTAATACAAATCTCTCTGTCCAGAAATCTGTGGGAATGTACTCAAACCATTT CTCTGTTTACTTGGCTTAAGGATTTCAAGGGGAATAAAGAAAGCACTATGATATGTGCGGGCCCTAAGCACATGCAGGGTGAGAAGGTGAACGATGCTGTGGAAACACATAATATCTGCACTGAAATCCAGGTGGTGGTTACTGAAAGTTCATACCAGGCACCTAAAATGCCCCAGAGGCCACTTTTTATTCCCAGACCTACCCTTCCTAAACTGGAAAGTAATTGGCCAACCTCTATTATGCCAAGTCCTTCTCCGGACCTGCTGACACCTGGAGTGGAACCGGAGTACGAGCGTGTTTCCTTTCACAAAATCATTGCTGGGAGCGTGGCCCTCTTTCTTTCAGTGGCTATGATTTTGTTGGTTATCTATGTGTCGTGGAAGTGCTATTCAGCCAGCGTGAAACAACTCCAGCAGCACTCTCTTATGAAGAGGCGCAGAAAAAAGGCCAGAGAGTCTGAAAGGCAAATGTACTCCTCTTTACAGGAGTATTATGTGGACTACAAGCCAACCATGGATGTATCCGTTAATGGATCTGGACCCTGCACGTACAGTATCTGTGGCTCCAGGGAATATGAG